Proteins from a single region of Corylus avellana chromosome ca11, CavTom2PMs-1.0:
- the LOC132166650 gene encoding pyrophosphate-energized vacuolar membrane proton pump, with protein sequence MGVTLLPDIGTEILIPACAVVGIAFSLFQWLIVSRVKVSPGHDSASANSGSGKNGYTEYLIDEEDGGNDQNVVLKCAEIQNAISEGATSFLFTEYQYVGVFMVAFAVLIFLFLGSVEGFNTSSQPCKYDETKLCKPALATAIFSTISFVLGGITSVVSGFLGMKIATYANARTTLEARKGVGKAFITAFRSGAVMGFLLAANGLLVLYITINLFKIYYGDDWGGLFEAITGYGLGGSSMALFGRVGGGIYTKAADVGADLVGKVERNIPEDDPRNPAVIADNVGDNVGDIAGMGSDLFGSYAEASCAALVVASISSFGINHEFTPMLYPLIVSSVGILVCLITTLFATDFFEIKAVNEIEPALKRQLIISTILMTAGVAVISLVALPSSFTIFNFGTQKVVKNWQLFLCVAVGLWAGLIIGFVTEYYTSNAYSPVQDVADSCRTGAATNVIFGLALGYKSVIIPIFAIAVSIFVSFSFAAMYGIAMAALGMLSTIATGLAIDAYGPISDNAGGIAEMAGMSHKIRERTDALDAAGNTTAAIGKGFAIGSAALVSLALFGAFVSRAGITTVDVLTPKVFIGLLVGAMLPYWFSAMTMKSVGSAALKMVEEVRRQFNTIPGLMEGTAKPDYATCVKISTDASIKEMIPPGALVMLTPLIVGIFFGVETLSGVLAGSLVSGVQIAISASNTGGAWDNAKKYIEAGASEHAISLGPKGSDPHKAAVIGDTIGDPLKDTSGPSLNILIKLMAVESLVFAPFFATHGGLLFKI encoded by the exons ATGGGCGTGACTCTTTTGCCCGATATCGGGACGGAGATTCTGATTCCGGCGTGCGCGGTGGTGGGGATCGCGTTCTCGCTGTTCCAGTGGCTCATCGTCTCGCGCGTCAAGGTCTCGCCAGGCCACGACTCGGCGTCTGCCAACAGCGGCTCCGGAAAGAATGGCTACACAGAGTACCTCATCGACGAAGAGGACGGTGGCAACGACCAAAACGTCGTCCTCAAGTGCGCCGAAATCCAAAACGCCATCTCTGAAG GAGCAACCTCCTTCCTATTTACCGAATATCAGTATGTTGGTGTGTTCATGGTGGCTTTTGCTGTGTTGATATTCCTTTTCCTTGGCTCGGTGGAGGGTTTCAACACAAGTAGTCAGCCTTGCAAGTATGACGAAACCAAGTTGTGCAAGCCTGCTCTTGCCACTGCTATCTTCAGTACCATATCATTTGTGCTCGGTGGTATTACTTCGGTGGTTTCTGGCTTCCTTGGAATGAAAATTGCAACCTATGCAAATGCCAGAACCACCCTGGAGGCAAGAAAGGGTGTTGGGAAGGCATTTATCACTGCATTCAGATCTGGTGCAGTTATGGGTTTTCTCCTTGCTGCCAATGGACTCTTGGTGCTTTACATTACCATCAATCTCTTTAAGATATACTATGGTGACGACTGGGGTGGCCTTTTTGAGGCCATCACTGGGTATGGTCTTGGTGGATCTTCCATGGCTCTCTTTGGCAGAGTTGGTGGAGGTATCTATACTAAAGCTGCTGATGTTGGTGCTGATCTTGTTGGCAAGGTTGAAAGGAATATTCCTGAGGATGACCCAAGAAATCCAGCT GTGATAGCTGATAATGTTGGTGATAATGTTGGGGATATAGCTGGTATGGGATCTGATCTTTTTGGCTCGTATGCTGAGGCATCCTGTGCCGCCCTAGTTGTTGCTTCCATCTCCTCCTTTGGAATCAATCATGAGTTCACTCCGATGTTATATCCTCTCATTGTTAGTTCTGTGGGTATCCTGGTTTGTTTGATCACCACCTTATTTGCTACTGATTTCTTTGAAATCAAGGCTGTGAATGAAATTGAGCCGGCGTTGAAGAGGCAGCTCATCATTTCGACCATTTTGATGACTGCCGGAGTTGCAGTTATTAGTTTGGTTGCACTCCCATCTTCGTTTACCATCTTCAACTTTGGAACTCAGAAAGTTGTGAAGAATTG GCAGCTGTTCTTATGTGTTGCTGTAGGTTTGTGGGCTGGGCTTATTATTGGCTTTGTGACCGAGTACTATACTAGCAATGCTTACAG CCCTGTTCAAGATGTTGCTGACTCCTGCCGGACTGGAGCTGCTACTAATGTCATTTTTGGACTTGCATTGGGCTACAAATCTGTCATTATTCCCATCTTTGCCATTgctgttagtatttttgttagcTTCAGCTTTGCTGCTATGTATGGTATTGCGATGGCTGCACTAGGGATGCTGAGCACCATAGCCACTGGATTGGCCATTGATGCATATGGTCCCATCAGCGATAATGCTGGAGGCATTGCTGAGATGGCAGGAATGAGCCACAAAATCCGAGAGAGAACTGACGCTCTTGATGCTGCTGGAAACACGACCGCTGCTATTGGAAAG GGGTTTGCGATTGGTTCTGCTGCTCTTGTGTCCCTGGCCCTATTTGGTGCTTTTGTGAGTCGTGCTGGAATCACAACAGTCGATGTCTTGACTCCAAAAGTGTTTATTGGTTTGCTCGTGGGAGCAATGCTTCCTTACTGGTTTTCTGCCATGACAATGAAGAGCGTGGGAAGTGCAGCTCTAAAGATGGTTGAGGAAGTGCGCAGGCAATTCAACACCATCCCAGGTCTCATGGAGGGCACTGCCAAGCCTGACTATGCTACCTGTGTCAAGATCTCCACTGATGCTTCTATCAAAGAGATGATCCCACCTGGTGCTCTTGTCATGCTCACACCCCTCATCGTTGGTATCTTTTTCGGTGTGGAAACTCTCTCCGGTGTCCTTGCTGGATCCCTTGTTTCTGGTGTACAG ATTGCTATCTCTGCCTCCAACACTGGTGGTGCATGGGATAATGCCAAGAAATACATTGAG GCTGGTGCTTCAGAGCATGCAATATCCCTTGGTCCAAAAGGATCAGATCCACACAAGGCAGCTGTTATTGGTGATACCATTGGGGACCCACTCAAAGATACATCTGGACCGTCGCTCAACATTCTCATCAAGCTAATGGCCGTTGAGTCACTTGTGTTTGCTCCCTTCTTTGCCACACACGGTGGACTGCTCTTTAAGATCTGA
- the LOC132165896 gene encoding uncharacterized protein LOC132165896, which produces MGKRKRVTDQSQTQPPISCSPPSDTMPCSLRMDLMSEEKPLHSVNSSELKPLTSVLDIKDSSLLNAHPTTAHHTQSLGHSIFLKRSRHYYGHQYSRRNSGNHANASTSRGKAASLRDERLSFKLATQFNSQTATGHHSENREKVFGRPERIRSSSLVMNAVSSDAVKMVCGVCQKPLRRKPYFLGSTLSSGELSVVAVLVCGHVYHAECLEQRTCVDDKCDPPCSLCLGLLSKEDESRGEE; this is translated from the exons atggGGAAGAGGAAGCGAGTGACTGATCAGAGCCAGACCCAACCTCCCATTTCCTGTTCTCCTCCTTCGG ATACCATGCCTTGTTCCTTACGGATGGACTTAATGTCAGAAGAG AAACCTTTGCATTCAGTTAACTCTAGTGAACTAAAGCCTCTTACATCTGTCTTGGATATCAAGGATAGTTCTCTACTAAATGCCCATCCTACCACTGCACATCATACTCAGAGTCTTGGccattcaatatttttgaaacgTTCTCGCCATTACTACGGCCATCAATATTCTCGGCGTAACTCAGGTAATCATGCCAATGCATCAACTTCCCGTGGTAAAGCCGCTTCTTTACGTGATGAGAGACTATCCTTCAAGTTGGCTACTCAATTTAACTCACAGACTGCAACTGGACATCATTCAG AGAATAGGGAAAAAGTATTTGGCAGGCCAGAAAGAATTAGGTCCAGTTCCTTGGTAATGAATGCAGTATCATCAGATGCAGTGAAGATGGTATGTGGGGTATGTCAGAAGCCACTGAGAAGGAAACCTTATTTTCTTGGGAGTACACTTTCTTCTGGTGAACTCTCTGTGGTGGCAGTTTTAGTTTGTGGTCATGTTTATCACGCAGAATGCTTGGAGCAGAGAACATGCGTCGATGATAAATGTGACCCGCCCTGCTCGTTGTGTCTGGGCTTGCTCTCCAAGGAAGACGAGTCGAGGGGAGAGGAGTAA